The Anoplolepis gracilipes chromosome 17, ASM4749672v1, whole genome shotgun sequence genome window below encodes:
- the LOC140675409 gene encoding uncharacterized protein, which produces MKNWITSASDQFVSSFWRVFCWLWETVELILIIALDCLARLIELILVVINLIFQVICFLRDLFIDAMQTFANIFRGIVNIISSINHDDVEDFASACIVIVLCTGAAKMLMDLLKRNPHAKLFNVFGQSVTHIGNNNNLTTRSHGRNACPRERKMSRRIRQRNNRRS; this is translated from the exons ATGAAAAATTGGATAACCAGTGCCTCCGATCAATTTGTGAGCTCCTTCTGGCGAGTCTTTTGTTGGCTCTGGGAAACCGTCGAACTCATCCTCATCATTGCACTCGACTGCTTAGCGCGGCTAATTGAGCTAATACTCGTGGtgataaatctaatatttcag gtGATCTGCTTTCTCAGGGATTTATTTATCGATGCAATGCAGACATTCGCTAATATTTTCCGTGGGATCGTTAACATTATTAGCAGCATCAACCACGACGATGTCGAGGACTTTGCCTCTGCTTGCATCGTCATCGTCTTATGCACCGGAGCTGCCAAGATGTTGATGGACCTTTTAAAGCGG AACCCCCACGCGAAACTATTCAATGTGTTTGGGCAAAGTGTGACGCATATCGGCAATAACAATAATCTGACGACAAGGAGTCATGGACGGAATGCATGTCCTCGTGAAAGGAAGATGAGTAGAAGAATAAGGCAACGAAATAACAGACGATCG
- the LOC140675410 gene encoding uncharacterized protein, with amino-acid sequence MNVGNPWIVCLVLTILAFFKTGWAIDCFKCVSIDGDNKPCDDPFHNNGSLVFLESPCLGGRKGRDGLFPATACLKIAGVYDESGKSLMVRTCALDSGTLTTDSEIIRMSHCGGFYFDNKYVRGCVQSCSDADACNVSSRNFAPLIALILPILIRFA; translated from the exons ATGAACGTAGGGAATCCTTGGATCGTTTGCCTCGTGCTGACCATTCTCGCCTTCTTTAAAACAG GGTGGGCCATCGATTGTTTCAAGTGCGTCTCGATCGATGGTGACAACAAACCGTGCGATGACCCATTTCACAACAATGGTAGCCTCGTTTTCTTAGAATCGCCATGTCTAGGGGGTCGAAAAGGCCGCGACGGCCTCTTTCCAGCGACAGCTTGTCTCAAGATTGCTGGCGTATACG ATGAATCCGGCAAGTCTCTCATGGTGAGAACCTGCGCGTTAGACAGCGGAACTTTGACAACGGACTCCGAGATTATCAGAATGTCCCACTGCGGtggtttttattttgacaacaa GTACGTTCGCGGATGCGTGCAATCTTGCAGCGATGCAGACGCGTGCAACGTATCGTCGAGGAATTTTGCACCGCTGATTGCTTTAATATTACCGATCCTCATAAGATTCGCGTAA